AAAAAAAGGTGTAGGCAGCAGGCGGCGGCCCAATTGCTCCTGTAACAGGCAGACTTCGACAAAGCCCGACCCGAGCCCGCCATAGGCTTCGGGAATCGCCAGTGCGGGCCAGTACAGTTCTTGAGCCATTTGCGCCCAGGTATCGGCGTCATACCCGCGTTCGCTGGTCATCGCCGTGCGCACGGCGCTGGAGCTGGCAACCTGGGTCAAAAAGCGTTCGGCAGCGGTTTGAATCATTCGCTGCTCGTCAGTCAGGGCAAGCTCCATATGGGCCTCGTCGTAGAAATACGGATCAAGGCGCCAGCATGAAAGCGTCCAGCACGGGTGCAATCCCTGAGCCGGACTAGTCCGTTTGAGGGCTCTGCATCAGAGGTCGGAATCCCAGATTACCGTGATATTGCCTTTGTAATTGCCTTGCTCGGAGAGCATTTCTTCTACATGTCTTTTCTGGATTTCGAAGTGCAACGAAGAGGCTCTGTTATCCACATAAAACGTGGATTTGAAGACCTGGGCTGTAGTAACACTCAGCGGCTTGCGGGAAACAGCGGAAGAATCACCGTCATTGGCGATACCATTGGGCATACTGACCAGTACATCTACCGGTACTTCATGGCTGCCGTTACTGATTGCACAGGTATCGCCCATCATCTGCTCACAACTCAGTTGCATCTTGAAGCGTGAACTGGCGGAAATCAGAACGGTTTGGTCTCGGTATATTTTTTCGGGTACACGGCCCTTTTGCAGCCATTGCTGCCAACCGCCTTTGGGGGTCAATTCGACTTTGTTACCACCGGGTGGGATAGCGACTTTAAGGGTGTGTTGTACATTCAGGGTGAAATTCAACGATAAAAGAGAGTCTGTCGGGATCATGACATCGCCCATATCAAAATCCTCGTTTGGGCCGAGCGTATAAGTGATGTTTCCGAAGTAACTGCCCGTTGACATTTTCAGTGGGTTGGGCGTTTGTAGTTCATAGGCAAAGTCCAGATAGTTGTAGCGAAATCTAGGGATTTTGAATTGTGCCTGCTTTTGACAAGGTGCCTGAGAAGGTGTTGTCCAGAAGAACGTAAAGTCAATATGGTTGTACGACACAGTATCGCTGTAGCCTGAGCAATTTCCAGGTGGTGTGTTCCATGATACTCCCCACATCATTCTATGTGCCGGGCCTATGTCTATGCCGGGAAGGCCGTCATTTACAAGTAACCTGATGTCGTCCGGAGCGACTCGGTACTGCGAACCGAATCCAACAATTCGAACTCGAACGGTTTCTTGCGCACCTGTCTGGCTATGGGTAACCATAAAATCTCGCCATTCGGTAGGGATGTAAAATATTGCGCCTTGGCGCGGGTCAGTATGCTTGGCTACGATGGGGTGTTTTGAGTTAAAGGCAATGGGTGTGCGTAAACTGAACATGTTGTTAGCTTGGCACTTACTAGGGTAGAAAAAGCAATATCCGGTAGGTTCTGTCTTGTTTTCGAATTTATTAAAGAAGGGGTTTGATGGGTCAGGCTTAAATTCCGCCTGGATGTTAAGTTCGGCACCTTGTGCTATGGCCATGCTGGCGAGAGTCATGACGGTGGCAGCTACTAAGTTCGTACAATAAAAAAAGTTTTATTTATAAACTTCAGTGTGTGTTTCATGTGAATACCGTTGTGTCGACTCTGAGCACCGGTTTACATGCACTGGTTGCCTGAGCCTGAGTGAGCAGATTCACTCTGCAGTGAATTTTATTTACAAGTTTGCTCTCAACCTGAGGGCGTCTGCGCCTCAAAAATAATGATCATACTGCCGTAATACTCCCCCGGTCGGAAACCGCCTTGCGGCTTGATGACTTCGATTGCCAACGGGACCCTTGCACCGGGTTTTGCTTCACTCTCGGGCACCACTACGGTGTCAGTCAGCGTGAGCAATTGGTTATTGAACTTGACACTCAGGCCGATCAAGTCCTCCCCATTGAATATTTGAGGCTCATGACCCAGACGCGCCGTGATGCCACCGCTGACGTTGCGCACGTCGAATAATGCGCGCAACGGCTTAAGCGTTTCGCGGCTTGAATCCCAGCTCATTATCTGCTCGTGCTCCAGAAACCTGGAGTCGACGGGCAGCACGTAAAAGTCCGCCGTCGGGATGCTCACAGTGACTTCGAATATTTGCTCTTCACGGGCTGCAAACCCTGCCTGCATCCAGAGTGCCAGGCTTGCCGCGATAGCCAGGTGCGAGATTTTGCAGGCAGGCTCACGCATTAGCCTTTTACCTCAATGATTTTCTGTTTATTGGCTTCAATCAGGTTAAAGCGATAGTGGCGTCCGGGTTCTTTGGTGAAGCTGAATGTACGGCCCGGCAACACATGGTTTTTCGTGACGGGTTTGCAGTCTTGCAATTCCTTGGTTGCGCAGTCCTTGAAATCATCGACCAGCACCACGGTATTGCCTTTATTTTTGATGGAGTAGAGCCCCTTGTTGTCATCAATGAGTGTGTCAACACGGATGTTCTTGGGGCGTACCATAAAAATGGTGCCGTAACCGGCCAATACGTTAACGCCGGCAGACAGGGTCTTTTTGTAGCCTTCGGTTTGTTCCTGGCTCAAGGCAAACTCGTCTTCTTTTTCAGGAACCACCGGCACAAAGCGTACGCGAAAGTAGCGTTCATGGTCGCGGTTGCCCATGAACAACAAGCGTGAGCCCTGAGTCCCGTTGGCGGGCACAATCAAACGCGCCGGGCTTGCCATCAAACCGTCGCGAACACTGCCTGCCTGGGTTTTCAATGGCACTTCTTCAGAGGTACCGTCTGCCTTGTAAATAATCTCCAGGATGCTGATGCGGATAAACGCGGTGCTGTTGCCGCCATTGAAGATGCGTTTCAAATAGGTACTTTTGTCGCTGTCCATGTAGTCATGCATGCTGCCGGGGTTAATGTTGGGGCCTGCAGCGGCATTGAACGAAATCAGTAAAAGGCCAATGATTGAACAGAGGTGTTTCATGTTTGAATCTCACTATTGGGCATGCGTGTCATGAATAACAGTTGTACGTTTGATTACGGCGACTACTAGCCTGCGATAGGCGCTGTGTTTTTCGAGGCTGCCAAGGTGTCGGGATGGCAGCGCAAATCACCGATTTGCAAAACGTCTTTCTCTTTTTTGGTGTTGTTGGCATCAATCCTGAACTGGCACAACAATTGGTCGCCCTTGCGAACTTCAAGGGTGGGTGTGCGGGCATTCATTTCCATCGAAAAGAACCCGTCAACTTCACTGATGCCCCGGCTGGCGTGGTTGATGATGTGATGGCCCTTGAGTGGGTTGCCTTGTGGGTCGAGCAGGCGGCCGAGCACGGTTACGGTTTGCACAATTTTGATGGTGCGGTAGTCCACGCCGCCCTTGTTCAGGTGGTAGCGGCTGCGGGCGGGTTGAATGGAGGCGGCCGGTACGTCCGTGCCCTCGAAGTCGAAATTCACCGAGCTGTTCTGGTAGGCCGTGAGCGGAATAAAGTTACGCCCCGGGCGCAGTACCGTGCTGCTGCCGCTCAAGTCATCCGCGCGCAGTGCGATGCCGTCCAGATCGGACTGCACATCTACAATCATGCCTGCGCCCCGGCCGCTGTATTCACTGGTCATTGCAGCTTTACCCCCGCCGACGGCGAAGGTGTTGTCCAGGTTCAGGCCACCGGACAATTTGCCGTTGTACGAGGAGCGCTGGACAAAGCCGTCGCCATTGACCGATTGGTTCTTGAAGCTTGCCCGCCCGGACAGTCCCACACCGTAAGTATCAGTGGTTGCCGTGGCCGAGACGCTTTGCAGCAGGTGGTTTTCCAGGGTTTTGCTATAGGTCAGCGAGGCATTGTTGTCCCGGGCACCGTCGCGGGAGGTGCGCGAGCCGAGGCTGGCAGACCATTGTTCACCCGGGCCGCCAAGGGCCAGGCTGATACTCAGGTCGAAGCCACGGCTGCGCCTGGTGCCGCTGCTCTGGCTGGCGGGCCGGTCAAATACCCATAGCCGCCAGTTGCCGTCACTGCCGAACAAATGGGTGGTTTGCGTCAGACCCAGGTCAACGCCATAGCCCTTGGTGTTGCCTTGTGCATAAGAGGCACGGGCGTTGAAGCTGCTCTTGGTGCTCAAGCGATGGTTCAGCGAGATTGATGAGTTGCTGACCTGACCGACGAAACTCCCGCGCTTGCGCAAGCGTGTTCCGTCCGGCAGGGTTTCGTAGGTGTCGCGAGTGTCTAGCCAACTGCGGGTGTGGTTAAACCCCAGGCTGCCTTGGCCGTAGTTATACAGCCCGTTAAAGTCGGCACCCGTGCCGTAGTCCTGGGTTTGGTAGACGTTAGCGTAAACGCTGGCGTTGTTGGCCAGAGTCCAGTCGACGGAGGTCCCCAGTTGCATTTTGCCTTTGACCTGGCGCCCGGACAGCCCAAGGACCACGCGGGGATGCAGCAGATAGTTGAACGAGGCACCGCCGGTCATTTCACCACTGCGCTGTTCATCCCAGTTGCTGAGCAACTGGGTCTCACGCCCGGCGAACAGGTTGTAGCGCCAGCGCTGATCGTGGTTGCGCCAGTTGTTGGGTTTGTAGACAAGTTCTGTAGTGGTGCTGGTGGTCTTGCCGTCCTCGATAAGGCGCACTTCGACCTCATAAATTCCGCCCGGCAGGGAACTGGTGTCAATGTTTTGCAAGCCAGCCTGCACAGGTTGGGTGTTGATCAACTGGCCATTGCGGTGAATCTCTACAGATCCTTCACGGTTGGCCGTGATGTAAATGGGGTAGATGCTGGGCTTGGGCATGTCGATGGCCAGGCTGTCGGAGCTGCCATACATTGCACCTAGCGCAGTATCGGGGCTGGCCCCGAATGTGCGGATTTGCCGGGTCAGGCCAGAGGAGTTGGGGGTGAAATAGCCAATGCGCAGAAAGTTGCCTTCAAACTCACGCTGGCTGTAAGCCTCATGCACCGCGTGATAAAGCTTGGTATTGTCAGGCCCACCCATGCGCGACAGTTGCAGGTTCAGCCCCTGGGTCCAGTTGCCCAGGCTGCTGCTGGCTTCCAGGCCGAAGCGACCACCAGGGTTCTCTTCCTGGCCGCCATTGATATTCAGTTGGTTACGCACTATCAGGCCACGGCTGCCGCTTGCTGGTAATTCGTAGTACTGGCTCTGCTGGCTTTCATGCTCGGCATTTTCAGTCAGCATCGAGACCAGCGATTTATCGAGGTTGTAATGCACGGCCAATAATTGTTCGGGGCACTTGATAGTACAGCTGCCCAATGCAACGCCCTGTTTGAGATAGTCCGACCATGTATCGCGTTCGGCAACCGGCACAGCGCTGCCGTCGAAGTTGGTAAAGTCAACAAGTGTCAATCGATCATCACGACTAAGCACAATCATTGCCTCACCTATCAGTTGTCCGTTGCGCTCGATTTGTACGGCCAGAGGAACATCGAAAAAGTGTTCTTCAAAGTCTGCGGGCAGTCCCTTGGCCTGAGCCAGTAAACTGCGCGGCGAAGTACCGTTCGTTGCCGATGTGGGTGACGCTGCAAAGGCAGATGTACCGATCAGGAGGGCTAGCGCCGCCGCGATGGGAGTCATCGGAAACATATTCGAATTACTCGAGAACAAGCAATATAAACGTCAAGTAGCGTCCGGTCGGCAGGTGCCGACCGGACGCTATACTTGCCGTGCTGGATCAATGGTGCGATCGAGCGACGGGTATCAGGCGCCTTCTTCAAATATGATGGTGAAGTTTGAGTTGAATGTACCGGTGGCGTCAGCGGGAACTGTCCCTGTCTTGATTTCCAGCAGGGACTGGACTCCTGCTGCGGTTGGGGTACCAGCAGCGGCTATTTCCTGTGAGATGTCTGACAGTATTACGCCTCCGAGGGTGGTGATGAGTGGAATATCTTGAGCAGGATTACCGTTGAACAGTATGGCTGGGCCACCTACGATGTAGGCTTTGATTGCCTGGGTCGCGCTTTTGAGGCTGTACATCTGGGTCAGGGGATCCAGCCTGCCGGTAGCCTGGTTATAGTTCAGTGTTTCATCTTGGCCGAATGTTGGATTGTTGAACGGCAGGGCGTGGAATGTACTGGCCGGGATTACAGCTTTGATATTGATCTCAGAGCGGGACTCGGCAGCCAAAGCACTGGAAGAACCGATGGCGAGGATGATGGCCGAGCTCTTAATAGCCATTGATTTAAGCATGTCAATTACCTGATTTAAATGCTGCTTGGTTAATGACGACCCAGTTGCTTGGCCCCCGGGGGGAGCGCTGAACGTTCCTGTCGTCTATGCGTTGAATGTTCAGTCGTTTGGTGCTGACTGATTGAAATTTAAAGCGAATGAATTCTTACTTTTTAGCGAGGTAATGGATGTAGTTGTATGCGATGTGGCTTGTAGTTATTTGCTTTTTGTATTGAAGGGAATTTCCTACATTGCTGATGCGCTGTCTTTGTCTGAAGTGTCTATCATCAGGCAGGCAGCCAGAATTCCAAGAGTGACTCGCGTTGGATTGTTGAAGTTTCTTTAGTGTGTAGAGAGTTGTGTGTGTGCAATTGTTACCGCTTTTAACAGGTTTTTTGAGAAGTGTGCAGGCAGAAATGAAGGTTATGTTTTTATTTGCTGTGTGGGTTATATGTCTTTTTGATAATTAAGATATGTCTTCTTATGTCGCATTGTTTGTACCTTTCAAGTGAAGTGAGTTATAGCTTTTTCGAGTTGGCTTGCAGCTTGGCATAAGTTTCAGGCTCTGTTCTTCAATGGAGGGTATTTGAAAAATGAATAATCATTTGTATCAATCGGCAAATCAAAAATTGCATTCCGGTTTTGCGCAATGCACGGGCCGTGAACGTATGGCGCGCAGCCCGCGGGTTTTTGCATCTGGTGACTTGAAGTTGTTGTTATTGGAGTTTATTGGTGAGCGACCCCGTCATGGCTATGACTTGATTCAGCAGATCAAGGGGTTATTTGACGGTGCCTATACCCCCAGCCCGGGAGTGATTTACCCGGCACTGGCTTTTCTCGAGGCCGGGCTGTTGGTGAGCGTTGAGGTTCAGGGCGAAAAAAAGTGTTACAGCATTACCGAGGCCGGGCATCTCTATCTCGGGCAGCAAGTGGTGGCGCTTAAAGGTGTGCACATGCGCATTGATGTCAGCAGGCGGTCACTTCGTGGCCTGGATCGACCGGCAGAGATTCACGAGGCAATGCACAACCTGCGACATGCCCTGCAACTGCATCAGGGGCACTGGAGCCCGAAAGAGATCCAGCGCGTTCACGATTTGCTCAATAACACCGCCAAAGCCATTGTGAGCGGCTAGCCAGCGCTTACTTGATGCTCCCCGCAGGCACTGCCTTGCCAGCGCCTGCGGGTTTTAGTCTCAACGGACGATGATCCGCCCCCTGCGCCTTCCCATACTGCCCCCATGCCTTTGCCAACCCGGGAGCACCTGTGAACAGCGCAACTCATACCGCATTTCACACCAGTATCGACGCAGGCGTCGCTGAGCTGGTGATCGACAGGCCACCTGTCAATGCCCTCAACAGTCAGGAATGGCTGGATCTGGCGCACACCCTCGAAGCGCTGGGCCAGGACCCGCAGGTGCGGGTGATCGTGATTCGCGCCGAAGGCCGCGGTTTTTGCGCCGGTGTCGATATCAAGGAGCTCGACGCCCACCCGGAGCTCATCGTCAAGGTCAACGCGGGCAACTACGCCACCTTCAAGGCGGTGCATCGCAACCCGGTGCCGGTGATCGTTGCGGTTCACGGTTATGTTCTGGGCGGCGGGATCGGCATTACCGGTGCCGCCGACATCGTGGTCGCCTCGGATTGCGCCACGTTTGCCTTGCCGGAAGTTGATCGCGGCGCCATGGGTGGCGGTGCGCATTTACAGCGCCTGTTCCCGGTGCAAAAAGTCCGTTACCTGTTCTTTACCGGCGACAAGATCGGTGCGGTCGAAGCCCAGCAATACGGCTTTATCGAGCGCGTAGTGCCACGCGAACAACTGCGCGAAACCGCGTTGCAGATCGCCCACAAGATTGCCAGCAAAAGCCCGGACATGATCCGCATCGCGAAAGAGGCGTTGAACGGTATCGAAGACGGCAACCTGGAAGACAAATACCGCTGGGAGCAAGGTTTCACGCTCCAGGCGTACACCAGCGCGGACTCCGCTGAAACGCGCCGCGCGTTCGTTGAAAAACGCGACGCCACGTTCTGAGGAGCTGACGATGGAACTGACTTACTCCCCCAAACAAAAGGCCTTTCGTCACGAAGTGCGCCACTGGCTGGCCGCCAACCTGCCGGACAAACCGCTGGCCAGCTACGACACCCGCGAAGGTTTTGAACAGCACCGCCAGTGGGAAGCCAAGCTGTTCGACAGCCGCCTGTCGATGGTGATGTGGCCCACCGAGCTGGGCGGGCGCGGTTGCGACCTGATCGAGTGGCTGATTTTCGAAGAAGAATATTACGGTGCCGGCGCACCGATGCGGGTCAATCAGAACGGCCAGTTACTGCTTGGCCCCACCCTGATGGAGTTCGGCACCGAAGCACAGAAAAAACGCTTTCTGCCACGCATGGCCGCCAGTGCCGATATGTGGGCCCAGGGCTGGTCCGAGCCGAATGCCGGTTCGGACATGGCCGCGATCACCAGCAAAGCGACCCGCGATGGCGACGGCTATGTGCTCAACGGTCAGAAGACCTGGTCGACTCGGGCCATTTTTGCCGATTGGCTGTTCGGTCTGTTCCGCAGTGACCCCGCGTCCAGCCGTCATCACGGCCTGTCGTTCGTGATGGTGCCGCTCAACGCACCGGGCGTGACCGTGCGCCCGATCAAGGCCCTCAACGGCAAGGATGCGTTTGCCGAAGTGTTTTTTGACGACGTGCGCATCCCCCTGGAAAACCGCATCGGTGAAGAAGGGCAGGGCTGGCACGTGGCGATGGCCACCGCCGGTTTTGAGCGTGGCTTGCTGCTGCGTTCCCCGGCGCGCTTTCAGTACACCGCACGCAAATTGGTCGAGCTGTATCAGGCCAACCGCGCCAGCGCCGACCGCGACCCTAGCCTGGGTGAGGCCGTGTGCAAAGCCTGGATGGATGCGCAAGCGTACGCCTTGTCCGCCTACCACACGGTGGGCCGGCTTAGCCGCGGGGCGCAGATTGGCGCCGAGTCGAGCACCAACAAAATCATCTGGTCGGAACTGGATTTGCGCATGCATGAAACCGCAATGCGCATCCTCGGCGCCAGCGGCGAACTGACCGGCAAATCGGCAGATGGCCACGACTGGATGGAGGGCTTCCTGTTTGCCCAGGCTGGGCCCATCTACGCCGGAACCAACGAGATCCAGCGCAATATCATCGCCGAGCGCATGCTCGGCCTGCCGAAGTGAGGCCGGGGATGGACTTTACCTTTACTGACGACCAGCACACCTTCCGCGAAGCCATCAGCCGTTTCTTGATGACCGAAGCAGCGCCGGAAATGCTCCGTGAAATCTGGGAAACCGACGTCGGTCGCTCCCCGGACCTGCGTAACAAAATTGCCGAACAGGGCCTCACGGCGTTGTCGGTGCCCGAAGCCTTCGGTGGCCTGGGCATGGATGATGTGGCCTGGGCCCTGATGACTCAGGAGCTGGGTTACTACGCCATCCCGGACTCCCTGGCCGACACCGCCTATGTGGCCAGCGCCCTGATCGCCGGGTTGCCCGACAGCGTTGCCTGTCGCGGCGAATGGCTGGAAGGCATCGCCGACGGCAGCCTGCGGATTGCCATCGGCCATCCGGTGAACCCGCTGGTGGCCGATGCCGCCCACGCGGATTTGCTGCTGCTGGCCCATGGCGATGAAGTTCACGCCGTGCCGCGCAGCCAGGTGGATGTGCAAGGGCACAGCAGCATCGATGCCTCGCGGCGTCTGGCGCTGGTCAGTTGGCAACCTTGCGCCGCCACACGGGTGGCGCAAGGTGAGCAGGGCCGCGCCTTGTGGGCGCAAACCCTGGACCGTGGCGCGCTGTCGGTGGCCGGGCAATTGGTTGGCCTTGCCCAGCGCATGCTGGATTTGTCGGTGGACTATGCCGCCCAGCGCAAGCAGTTCGGCAAGCCGATCGGCAGTTTTCAGGCGGTCAAACATCACCTGGCGGACGTCGCCACCCAGCTCGAATTTGCCAAACCGGTGCTGTACCGCGCCGCTTACGCCCTGGCTCACGGCGAGAAAAACGCCTCGGTGTGGGTGTCGCAAGCCCGCCTGGCGTGCTGCGAAGCCAGCTGGCTGGCCGCGCGCCACGGCATTCAGGTGCATGGCGCCATGGGCTACACGTGGGAAGTCGACCTGCAAATGTTCATGAAACGCGCCTGGGCACTGGACAACGCCTGGGGCGATCGCGCGCTGCATAAGAATCGCGTGGCCGAACATGTACTCAGCGGTGCGGCGCCTTTGGGCCCTGGCCATACCTTCGAGGATTGATTGATGCCCCAAGCCTATATTGTTGATGCCCTGCGCACTCCGACCGGCAAGCGCAAGGGCGGTCTGGCCCATGTTCATGCGATCGACCTGGGCGCCCATGTGCTCAAGGCGCTGGTAGAGCGCAACCAGATCCCGGCCGACGAATACGACGACGTGATTTTTGGCTGCGTTGACACCATCGGCTCGCAGGCCGGTGATATCGCCCGCACAAGCTGGCTGGCCGCCGGTTTGCCGCTGAACGTACCCGGCACCACGATTGATCGACAGTGCGGCTCTTCGCAGCAGGCGCTGCACTTTGCCGCGCAAGCCGTGATGAGCGGCACCCAGGATGTGATCGCAGTTGGCGGCGTGCAAACCATGACCCAGATCCCGATTTCTTCCGCGATGCTGGCTGGTCAGCCGCTGGGTTTCAGTGACCCGTTTTCCGGCAGTAAAGGCTGGAAAGCGCGTTTCGGCGATCAGCCGGTGAACCAGTTCTACGCCGCCCAGCGCATTGCCGATCACTGGAACATCAGCCGTCAGCAGATGGAAGCCTACGCGCTGGAAAGCCACCGTCGGGCGCTGGATGCCATTGCCGGGCGCCGTTTTGTCAACGAAATCGTGCCCTGCGAAGGGGTATGGGACGACGAAACCCCGCGTCACACCAGCCTGGCAAAAATGGCTGAGCTGGAGCCTGTGTCCGCCGAGTTTCCGTCGATCACCGCCGCCGTTTCCAGCCAGACCTGTGATGCCTCGGCGGCATTGCTGGTGGTCTCGGAAGCGGCGCTCAAACGCTACAACCTCACCCCGCGGGCGCGGATTCATCACCTGTCGGTGATGGGCGACGACCCGATCTGGCACCTCACCGCACCGATTGCCGCGACCCGTGCCGCACTGAAAAAAGCCGGCATGAGCATCCGCGACATCGACCTGGTGGAGATCAACGAGGCCTTCGCTTCGGTGGTCATGGCCTGGGCCAAGGAGCTGGATTTCGACCCCGCCAAAACCAATGCCAACGGCGGCGCGATTGCCCTCGGTCATCCACTGGGGGCCAGCGGTGCGCGGTTGATGACCAGCCTGCTCAACCAGCTTGAACTCAGCGGCGGCCGTTATGGCTTGCAGACCATGTGCGAAGGCGGCGGGCAAGCCAACGTGACGATTATTGAGCGCCTCTAGGAGCATTGACATGGCAATTTGTGCAGGACGTACCGTCATCATTACTGGCGCCGGCGGCGGTTTGGGCCGGGCCTATGCATTGGCTTTCGCCGGGCAGGGCGCCAACGTGGTGGTCAACGATATTCGTCGTGAAGCCGCGCAAGAGGTCGTCGCTGAAATTCTCGAGGCGGGCGGTCAGGCCATTGCCAGCG
This genomic stretch from Pseudomonas deceptionensis harbors:
- a CDS encoding CS1 type fimbrial major subunit, encoding MREPACKISHLAIAASLALWMQAGFAAREEQIFEVTVSIPTADFYVLPVDSRFLEHEQIMSWDSSRETLKPLRALFDVRNVSGGITARLGHEPQIFNGEDLIGLSVKFNNQLLTLTDTVVVPESEAKPGARVPLAIEVIKPQGGFRPGEYYGSMIIIFEAQTPSG
- a CDS encoding pilus assembly protein, whose protein sequence is MKHLCSIIGLLLISFNAAAGPNINPGSMHDYMDSDKSTYLKRIFNGGNSTAFIRISILEIIYKADGTSEEVPLKTQAGSVRDGLMASPARLIVPANGTQGSRLLFMGNRDHERYFRVRFVPVVPEKEDEFALSQEQTEGYKKTLSAGVNVLAGYGTIFMVRPKNIRVDTLIDDNKGLYSIKNKGNTVVLVDDFKDCATKELQDCKPVTKNHVLPGRTFSFTKEPGRHYRFNLIEANKQKIIEVKG
- a CDS encoding TcfC E-set like domain-containing protein is translated as MFPMTPIAAALALLIGTSAFAASPTSATNGTSPRSLLAQAKGLPADFEEHFFDVPLAVQIERNGQLIGEAMIVLSRDDRLTLVDFTNFDGSAVPVAERDTWSDYLKQGVALGSCTIKCPEQLLAVHYNLDKSLVSMLTENAEHESQQSQYYELPASGSRGLIVRNQLNINGGQEENPGGRFGLEASSSLGNWTQGLNLQLSRMGGPDNTKLYHAVHEAYSQREFEGNFLRIGYFTPNSSGLTRQIRTFGASPDTALGAMYGSSDSLAIDMPKPSIYPIYITANREGSVEIHRNGQLINTQPVQAGLQNIDTSSLPGGIYEVEVRLIEDGKTTSTTTELVYKPNNWRNHDQRWRYNLFAGRETQLLSNWDEQRSGEMTGGASFNYLLHPRVVLGLSGRQVKGKMQLGTSVDWTLANNASVYANVYQTQDYGTGADFNGLYNYGQGSLGFNHTRSWLDTRDTYETLPDGTRLRKRGSFVGQVSNSSISLNHRLSTKSSFNARASYAQGNTKGYGVDLGLTQTTHLFGSDGNWRLWVFDRPASQSSGTRRSRGFDLSISLALGGPGEQWSASLGSRTSRDGARDNNASLTYSKTLENHLLQSVSATATTDTYGVGLSGRASFKNQSVNGDGFVQRSSYNGKLSGGLNLDNTFAVGGGKAAMTSEYSGRGAGMIVDVQSDLDGIALRADDLSGSSTVLRPGRNFIPLTAYQNSSVNFDFEGTDVPAASIQPARSRYHLNKGGVDYRTIKIVQTVTVLGRLLDPQGNPLKGHHIINHASRGISEVDGFFSMEMNARTPTLEVRKGDQLLCQFRIDANNTKKEKDVLQIGDLRCHPDTLAASKNTAPIAG
- a CDS encoding PadR family transcriptional regulator, with amino-acid sequence MNNHLYQSANQKLHSGFAQCTGRERMARSPRVFASGDLKLLLLEFIGERPRHGYDLIQQIKGLFDGAYTPSPGVIYPALAFLEAGLLVSVEVQGEKKCYSITEAGHLYLGQQVVALKGVHMRIDVSRRSLRGLDRPAEIHEAMHNLRHALQLHQGHWSPKEIQRVHDLLNNTAKAIVSG
- a CDS encoding enoyl-CoA hydratase family protein: MNSATHTAFHTSIDAGVAELVIDRPPVNALNSQEWLDLAHTLEALGQDPQVRVIVIRAEGRGFCAGVDIKELDAHPELIVKVNAGNYATFKAVHRNPVPVIVAVHGYVLGGGIGITGAADIVVASDCATFALPEVDRGAMGGGAHLQRLFPVQKVRYLFFTGDKIGAVEAQQYGFIERVVPREQLRETALQIAHKIASKSPDMIRIAKEALNGIEDGNLEDKYRWEQGFTLQAYTSADSAETRRAFVEKRDATF
- a CDS encoding acyl-CoA dehydrogenase family protein, which gives rise to MELTYSPKQKAFRHEVRHWLAANLPDKPLASYDTREGFEQHRQWEAKLFDSRLSMVMWPTELGGRGCDLIEWLIFEEEYYGAGAPMRVNQNGQLLLGPTLMEFGTEAQKKRFLPRMAASADMWAQGWSEPNAGSDMAAITSKATRDGDGYVLNGQKTWSTRAIFADWLFGLFRSDPASSRHHGLSFVMVPLNAPGVTVRPIKALNGKDAFAEVFFDDVRIPLENRIGEEGQGWHVAMATAGFERGLLLRSPARFQYTARKLVELYQANRASADRDPSLGEAVCKAWMDAQAYALSAYHTVGRLSRGAQIGAESSTNKIIWSELDLRMHETAMRILGASGELTGKSADGHDWMEGFLFAQAGPIYAGTNEIQRNIIAERMLGLPK
- a CDS encoding acyl-CoA dehydrogenase family protein yields the protein MDFTFTDDQHTFREAISRFLMTEAAPEMLREIWETDVGRSPDLRNKIAEQGLTALSVPEAFGGLGMDDVAWALMTQELGYYAIPDSLADTAYVASALIAGLPDSVACRGEWLEGIADGSLRIAIGHPVNPLVADAAHADLLLLAHGDEVHAVPRSQVDVQGHSSIDASRRLALVSWQPCAATRVAQGEQGRALWAQTLDRGALSVAGQLVGLAQRMLDLSVDYAAQRKQFGKPIGSFQAVKHHLADVATQLEFAKPVLYRAAYALAHGEKNASVWVSQARLACCEASWLAARHGIQVHGAMGYTWEVDLQMFMKRAWALDNAWGDRALHKNRVAEHVLSGAAPLGPGHTFED
- a CDS encoding acetyl-CoA C-acetyltransferase; the protein is MPQAYIVDALRTPTGKRKGGLAHVHAIDLGAHVLKALVERNQIPADEYDDVIFGCVDTIGSQAGDIARTSWLAAGLPLNVPGTTIDRQCGSSQQALHFAAQAVMSGTQDVIAVGGVQTMTQIPISSAMLAGQPLGFSDPFSGSKGWKARFGDQPVNQFYAAQRIADHWNISRQQMEAYALESHRRALDAIAGRRFVNEIVPCEGVWDDETPRHTSLAKMAELEPVSAEFPSITAAVSSQTCDASAALLVVSEAALKRYNLTPRARIHHLSVMGDDPIWHLTAPIAATRAALKKAGMSIRDIDLVEINEAFASVVMAWAKELDFDPAKTNANGGAIALGHPLGASGARLMTSLLNQLELSGGRYGLQTMCEGGGQANVTIIERL